TCCCGGTTATAGGCCTCGAAATACCCGTTTTCGAGCACCGGGCGCTTGGTCATCACAAAATGATCCGGCATCAACTTGTCGGCGACCTCCGGATCACGAACGGTCTCGCGAATCTTGGCGCGCACGAAGTCGGCCAGCGATTTGTTCGCCTCCTCGTCGAGCGCGATATCGTTGTAGCTCTCGAGGAAGAAGCCGAAACCGCCACGCTCCCATAGACGCCCGTACATTTCTTCGCGTTCCTCGGGTGTTGCCTCGACGGCCAACCGCGAATGATTATCGATCGGAAAGCCTCCGGGGTTCGCCAGCATCTTCCCCTTGATGGCATCCCATTCCGTTCGCGCCGCTTCCCTGTCTTCGTCGGTCAGGGCGCGGTTCCCGGCAGGAAAAGCGAATTGCGGTGTTCGCTGGAGGACCGTCACATGAGCGGCCTCCTTGGCGATCTCGGGCATGGCCTGAATCCCCGAGGAGCCCGTACCGATGACCGCGACGCGCTTGCCTTCAAAAGACACCGGCTCATGCGGCCATTGCCCTGTGTGATAGCACTCGCCAGAAAACTCCTTGATGCCGGGGATGTCCGGGAGGTTGGCCGTCGAGAGAGCACCCACCGCGCAGATCAGGAATTGAGCGGATGCGGTAACGCCCGTGCTGGTCGTCACCGTCCATCGTTGGGTCGACTCATCGTAGCGGGCACCCTGCACCCACGTCTCGAACTGGATGTCGCGACGCAGATGGAAGCGATCGGCGACGTGTTCGATATAATCCAGAACATCAGATTGCTCGGACTGGGTCTCTTTCCATTCCCAATCCTTCATCAAATCGTCCGAGAAGGTGTAGCAATAAAATGGACTCCCCGGACCATCAACGCGGGCCCCCGGATACCGATTATACCACCAGGTCCCACCCACGTCGGTGGCGCCATCATAGACGCGCACGGAGAGGCCCATCTCGCGCAGGTGATGCAGGGCATACATCCCACTGACACCGGCACCGATAATCACGGCGTCGTAGGTTTCAATCGATCCATTTTCAGGCGTAGTTTGCTTTTCGTTGCTCATTCCATATCTCCTGCCGACCGCGTCGCGGTCCTGCCTCCAGTGTGTCGCTCTCGGCAGAAAAATGCCAGTCCCGAGTGCAATCCATACCACCGGACATTCGGCTCAGGCCTCGCTGTCGGAAAATCCCCGAGGTAGATGGTCTCCCGTCTCATACTGCAGGTCACGGGGTGATTGACCATAAAGAGCTTGATGAGCAACGGCAGCTTCCCACCAGCTACCGGGGAAACACGCGCCCTCGAAGAATTCCTGGAGCGCAGCATGAGCCTGCAGGGCGAATCGATCGGCGTCGACAAGACCGACGCCCGTGCCCAGCCCAGGGAGGACCACGCGCTTGACCCGCGGATCAGCCGCCGCCGCACGTAACGCCGCACGCAACGCCAGATAGGGATTGA
This Candidatus Binatia bacterium DNA region includes the following protein-coding sequences:
- a CDS encoding NAD(P)/FAD-dependent oxidoreductase; its protein translation is MSNEKQTTPENGSIETYDAVIIGAGVSGMYALHHLREMGLSVRVYDGATDVGGTWWYNRYPGARVDGPGSPFYCYTFSDDLMKDWEWKETQSEQSDVLDYIEHVADRFHLRRDIQFETWVQGARYDESTQRWTVTTSTGVTASAQFLICAVGALSTANLPDIPGIKEFSGECYHTGQWPHEPVSFEGKRVAVIGTGSSGIQAMPEIAKEAAHVTVLQRTPQFAFPAGNRALTDEDREAARTEWDAIKGKMLANPGGFPIDNHSRLAVEATPEEREEMYGRLWERGGFGFFLESYNDIALDEEANKSLADFVRAKIRETVRDPEVADKLMPDHFVMTKRPVLENGYFEAYNRDNVELVDLREDPIERFTESSVVTRSGEHPIDMLVLATGYDAISGSMLRLNPKGRGGVSLKDRWTDRFHNYLGLTISGFPNLFMIHGPGSPGVFYNMPLGAERQMGWVGDLVQRLRD